One region of Dehalococcoidia bacterium genomic DNA includes:
- a CDS encoding HesA/MoeB/ThiF family protein, with product MNAENSPAKLIGRCSKSVAAGDGAKLKVISLKDSRAIAVRSRITPLEVEIACLKNGVVPMRYLRNIGTAGIDGQLKLLRSTVAVCGAGGLGGGVIELLARQGIGHLVIIDNGRFVENNLNRQIMSDEHVLRRSKVKVAAQRVRQINSAIAVKECSAHIGNSNVDGLLKGCDVVVDALDSLSSRMVVEASCRRLKLPFVHGAIAGYCGQVMTVLPGDRGLSAVYGPGCDVRGVEAVTGNPSATPAAIAAWEVQEVVKLITGTGEPVRNRLLFVDFADGSLESIPLAQEGK from the coding sequence ATGAATGCTGAGAATAGTCCGGCGAAGCTGATCGGACGCTGCAGCAAATCAGTTGCCGCAGGCGACGGAGCGAAGCTGAAAGTGATCAGCCTGAAAGACAGCCGGGCCATCGCCGTACGCAGCCGGATTACTCCGCTCGAAGTCGAGATCGCCTGCCTGAAGAATGGCGTGGTACCCATGCGCTACCTGCGTAATATAGGCACGGCGGGAATCGACGGGCAGTTGAAGCTGCTGCGCTCCACAGTGGCCGTCTGCGGTGCGGGGGGACTGGGTGGCGGTGTTATCGAACTGCTGGCCCGACAGGGTATCGGACATCTGGTGATCATCGACAACGGCAGGTTCGTGGAGAACAACCTCAACCGCCAGATCATGTCCGATGAGCATGTGCTGCGCAGATCGAAGGTGAAAGTCGCCGCGCAGCGCGTCAGGCAGATCAACTCGGCCATAGCGGTAAAGGAATGCAGCGCTCACATTGGCAATTCCAATGTGGACGGACTCCTTAAAGGGTGCGACGTTGTAGTTGATGCTTTAGATAGTCTGTCCTCGCGCATGGTGGTGGAAGCGTCCTGCCGCAGGCTCAAATTGCCTTTTGTCCACGGCGCCATCGCCGGCTACTGCGGCCAGGTGATGACGGTATTGCCCGGCGATAGGGGGCTGTCCGCCGTATATGGCCCGGGATGCGACGTGCGCGGCGTGGAAGCTGTTACGGGCAACCCTTCCGCCACACCTGCCGCCATCGCCGCCTGGGAAGTGCAGGAGGTGGTCAAGCTGATCACCGGAACAGGAGAGCCTGTACGCAACCGCCTGCTCTTCGTGGACTTCGCCGACGGCAGTCTGGAGAGCATACCTCTGGCGCAGGAAGGCAAATAA
- a CDS encoding MoaD/ThiS family protein — translation MATVNIRFVGPWRLYMGTEKCAMQADTIEEAIERMEAIYGPKYHERLLRGGVKERRSISGDSNILVNRVNIRQLTDHTLKDGDNIDVIPRFVGG, via the coding sequence ATGGCAACCGTTAATATCAGGTTCGTCGGACCCTGGCGCCTCTACATGGGGACCGAGAAATGCGCCATGCAGGCCGACACAATCGAGGAAGCCATTGAACGGATGGAGGCTATTTATGGCCCTAAATACCACGAGCGCCTGCTCAGGGGCGGCGTCAAAGAGAGGCGATCTATTTCAGGCGACAGTAATATACTGGTCAACCGCGTTAACATCAGACAGCTCACGGACCACACTCTGAAGGACGGTGACAACATAGATGTCATCCCGCGCTTCGTGGGCGGTTGA
- the glpK gene encoding glycerol kinase GlpK, with translation MAAREYILSIDQGTTGSAAILFDRDGKPAADADTETRQIFPNPGWVEHDPNEIYQTSLDVARQALAKAGVKPSSVAGIGITNQRETTIIWDKKTGQPVSNAIVWQCRRTAGLVEDLKNRGVGQTICDRTGLIPDAYFSATKVRWILDHAKDGQKRAEAGELLFGTVDCWLAWKLSGGKAHVTDYGNASRTMLFNINTLQWDKDILSTLNIPAAILPRVIPSSFNYGETAEGIFEGARVPLCAIAGDQQAALFGQACYNPGMSKNTYGTGSFILMNSGEKPIISKRGLLTSLAWGLDNKVNYALEGSIFITGAAVQWLRDGLKIIANADESEALARSVDDNGGVYFVPAFVGLGAPYWDMYARGAMMGITRGTGRGHLARATLEAIAFQVRDVVDTMRSETGIGIPVLRVDGGGTANSFLMQFQADIMNVPIQVAAIPETTALGVAYLAGLAAGLWKSKEEIAGKWRSSATFEPKMSADRRENLYANWKRAVERARGWAIN, from the coding sequence ATGGCTGCCAGAGAATACATACTCTCCATAGATCAGGGCACCACCGGCAGCGCGGCCATACTTTTCGACCGTGACGGCAAGCCGGCCGCCGATGCCGATACCGAGACCCGGCAGATCTTCCCCAACCCCGGCTGGGTTGAACACGATCCCAACGAGATATATCAGACTTCGCTCGATGTGGCGCGCCAGGCGCTGGCGAAGGCCGGCGTGAAGCCGTCCTCCGTAGCCGGCATCGGCATCACCAACCAGCGCGAGACCACCATCATCTGGGATAAAAAGACCGGCCAACCGGTCAGCAATGCCATAGTCTGGCAGTGCCGGCGCACCGCCGGGCTGGTTGAAGATCTGAAGAATCGCGGTGTCGGCCAGACCATCTGCGACAGGACGGGACTGATTCCAGACGCCTATTTCTCGGCCACCAAAGTGCGATGGATACTCGACCACGCCAAGGACGGACAGAAGCGCGCCGAGGCGGGCGAATTGCTCTTCGGAACGGTCGACTGCTGGCTGGCCTGGAAACTGAGCGGCGGCAAGGCCCACGTGACCGATTACGGCAACGCCTCCCGCACCATGTTGTTCAATATCAACACACTGCAGTGGGACAAAGATATACTTTCGACACTCAATATCCCTGCAGCCATACTTCCCCGAGTGATACCATCCAGCTTCAACTACGGGGAGACGGCGGAGGGCATCTTCGAGGGTGCCCGCGTGCCACTCTGCGCTATCGCGGGCGACCAGCAGGCCGCTCTCTTCGGCCAGGCTTGCTACAATCCCGGTATGTCCAAGAACACCTACGGCACAGGCTCGTTCATACTCATGAACAGCGGTGAAAAGCCTATCATCTCCAAACGGGGCCTGCTCACCAGCCTGGCCTGGGGCCTGGATAATAAGGTCAATTACGCGCTGGAGGGGAGTATCTTCATCACCGGTGCAGCCGTGCAGTGGTTGCGCGACGGGCTCAAGATCATCGCAAACGCGGACGAGAGCGAGGCGCTGGCGCGCTCGGTGGACGATAACGGCGGCGTCTATTTCGTTCCCGCTTTCGTGGGTCTGGGCGCGCCCTACTGGGACATGTACGCGCGAGGGGCAATGATGGGGATCACGCGGGGCACCGGCAGAGGACACCTGGCGCGGGCCACCCTGGAGGCCATCGCCTTCCAGGTCCGGGACGTAGTAGACACCATGCGCTCCGAGACCGGCATAGGCATACCGGTGCTGCGCGTGGACGGCGGCGGAACCGCCAACTCCTTCCTCATGCAGTTCCAGGCGGACATTATGAACGTTCCCATACAGGTGGCAGCCATACCGGAAACAACGGCGCTGGGTGTGGCCTATCTTGCGGGACTGGCCGCGGGCCTGTGGAAGAGCAAGGAGGAAATAGCCGGAAAATGGCGTTCTTCAGCCACATTCGAGCCGAAAATGTCGGCCGACCGGAGGGAAAACCTCTACGCCAACTGGAAGCGGGCGGTGGAGAGGGCCCGGGGCTGGGCAATAAATTAG
- a CDS encoding glycerol-3-phosphate dehydrogenase/oxidase: MKRDFKAISGKTFDVIVIGGGIVGAGVARDTTLRGMETLLLEKDDFGSGTTSRSTRLIHGGLRYLRQLEFGLVRQDLSEREVMLRIAPHLVYPLSFFIPIPNFSLNFAMFFGTILYDVISFDKTLPNHRYLSKATTLAEEPGLKVEGLQGSYVYSDCAIPLTERLNWETALSAAEAGATVVNHAKVTGVLREGNRITGVEVKDQVSGETLQARGKMVVNAAGHWVDIIKEMLFKDKPPYLRRTKGAHIVIPKVSEHALVLFSPRDGRLFFVIPWEGFSLVGTTDTDYKDDLDAVYATRKDVEYILEGLHLAYPEVGIDDVHYAYAGLRSLALKPGRSASDTSRSHDIVDHAKRDQLEGLVSILGGKITAYRAVAKDAADLVCRKLGNKSRCLTGERPLPGAPALTSADITDMAQKSGLSVATTTHLSRIFGCRSGEVLAMAGDDKSGLRPLSPGGPDILAQVRYAVQNETCMTVSDFMLRRSAVGLRKDLGTDAVPMVAAEMQKLLGWSDSEKERQVQEHNFAASLARRFKNT; the protein is encoded by the coding sequence ATGAAAAGAGATTTCAAAGCGATTTCCGGGAAAACCTTCGACGTGATCGTGATAGGCGGCGGAATAGTCGGCGCGGGAGTGGCCAGGGATACCACGCTGCGCGGCATGGAAACGCTGCTGCTGGAGAAGGACGATTTCGGCTCGGGCACCACCTCGCGCTCTACACGCCTGATACACGGCGGCCTGCGCTACCTGCGCCAGCTCGAGTTCGGTCTGGTCCGCCAGGACCTGAGCGAGAGGGAGGTGATGCTGCGCATCGCCCCCCACCTGGTGTATCCGCTGTCCTTCTTCATCCCCATACCTAACTTCAGCCTCAACTTCGCCATGTTTTTCGGCACGATTCTCTACGATGTCATTTCCTTCGATAAGACACTGCCCAACCACAGGTATTTGAGCAAGGCCACGACGCTGGCCGAGGAGCCGGGCCTGAAAGTCGAGGGGCTGCAGGGCTCGTACGTATATTCCGATTGCGCCATACCGTTGACGGAACGTCTCAACTGGGAGACCGCGCTGTCCGCCGCGGAGGCAGGGGCTACGGTAGTCAACCATGCGAAGGTCACGGGCGTGCTGCGCGAGGGCAACCGAATCACCGGCGTTGAAGTGAAGGACCAAGTCAGCGGCGAAACGCTGCAGGCCAGGGGCAAGATGGTGGTCAACGCCGCCGGCCACTGGGTCGATATCATCAAGGAAATGCTGTTCAAGGATAAACCGCCCTACCTGCGGCGCACCAAAGGGGCGCATATCGTGATACCAAAGGTATCGGAGCACGCGCTGGTTCTCTTCTCCCCGCGTGACGGCCGCCTCTTCTTCGTCATCCCCTGGGAGGGCTTCTCTCTGGTGGGCACCACCGACACCGACTATAAGGACGACCTGGACGCGGTATACGCCACCAGGAAGGACGTGGAATATATACTGGAAGGTCTCCACCTGGCCTATCCGGAGGTCGGCATCGACGACGTCCACTACGCCTATGCGGGGCTGAGGTCGCTGGCGCTCAAGCCCGGCAGGTCGGCCTCGGATACGTCGCGCAGCCACGATATCGTCGACCACGCCAAACGCGATCAGCTTGAAGGGCTGGTGAGCATACTGGGCGGCAAGATCACTGCCTACCGCGCGGTGGCCAAAGATGCCGCCGACCTGGTCTGCCGCAAGCTGGGCAACAAGTCCCGCTGCCTCACGGGCGAGAGACCCCTGCCCGGGGCGCCTGCCCTCACCTCCGCCGATATAACGGACATGGCTCAAAAATCAGGCCTTTCTGTTGCGACCACCACGCATCTCTCCCGCATCTTCGGTTGCAGAAGCGGCGAGGTACTGGCCATGGCCGGTGACGATAAGTCCGGCCTGAGGCCGCTCAGCCCGGGTGGGCCGGACATCCTGGCGCAGGTCAGGTATGCTGTGCAAAATGAGACCTGCATGACGGTAAGCGATTTCATGCTGCGGCGCAGCGCGGTGGGGCTGCGCAAGGACCTGGGTACGGATGCAGTGCCCATGGTCGCCGCCGAGATGCAGAAGCTGCTCGGCTGGAGCGACAGTGAGAAGGAACGTCAGGTGCAGGAGCATAACTTCGCGGCCTCACTGGCGCGGCGCTTCAAAAATACATGA
- a CDS encoding IPT/TIG domain-containing protein, with amino-acid sequence MRIKVLAITALLAIVLSLIPAGAATAASMSPAMGIVGLEVTITGLTEGNAYKIKWDAEVYKQGVVGSSGSIFFIVPEAYGGQHPVIVESPASATVFTGEYIVVPNITIAPTSGKAETDITVSGFGFGVSEDDIAVTYDGTIIKSGISADENGSWSTTFSAPVSARGARAVDASGDTTKGSDVADKNFTVSPVVEMDPISGGVGTQVTITATGFATAEGGIKVLFSDKEVRSNMTAAVNGSWSTSFAVPPSTRGGHIVKVQGNTTASSDIPDMVFTVGPAVSISPTSGAVEDNIKVSGSGFANNETAIEVTFDGKVIERNLLADDNGSWSVETRVPPCGSGPHNVAGYGRITPAADITPAIFTTEAVLTVVPKSGNVKDELRVTGSGFNAGKDYSLSWDGTAVASGSVNESGSFQSIFKAPGGKSGSLTITAADTKGSTASTTFMMESTAPDTPQISSPKDGATVGFIGDTKVAFKWSEETDPSGVTYDIEVSEGSNFAKNLLSHTKLADAKYTLTEAEALPNGEYYWRVRAVDGAGNAGDWTSANLVKVGFMTTNTLVFIAIGIVVLLILIMVLPRILKKKRPKSDWE; translated from the coding sequence ATGAGAATAAAGGTGCTGGCGATCACTGCCCTTTTAGCTATTGTCCTCAGCCTTATCCCTGCCGGCGCAGCCACAGCTGCAAGCATGAGCCCCGCCATGGGTATTGTCGGGCTTGAAGTGACGATCACCGGTCTCACTGAGGGAAACGCGTACAAGATCAAGTGGGACGCGGAGGTATACAAGCAGGGAGTGGTAGGCAGTAGCGGCAGCATCTTCTTCATAGTGCCCGAAGCCTATGGTGGCCAGCATCCGGTAATAGTTGAAAGCCCTGCTAGCGCGACAGTTTTTACCGGAGAGTATATTGTCGTACCGAATATCACCATCGCTCCTACTTCAGGTAAAGCCGAAACAGATATTACCGTATCCGGTTTCGGCTTCGGTGTGAGCGAGGATGACATCGCAGTCACGTACGATGGAACGATTATTAAAAGCGGCATCTCGGCCGATGAAAACGGGTCGTGGAGCACCACCTTCTCCGCTCCGGTCTCCGCACGGGGAGCGCGCGCCGTCGACGCATCCGGCGATACCACCAAGGGTTCGGACGTGGCGGATAAGAATTTCACTGTCAGTCCTGTGGTCGAAATGGACCCCATTTCAGGCGGCGTCGGCACGCAGGTCACCATAACAGCCACCGGTTTCGCCACGGCGGAGGGCGGGATCAAGGTGCTCTTCTCCGATAAAGAGGTCAGGTCCAACATGACCGCCGCGGTCAACGGGTCCTGGAGCACCAGTTTCGCTGTTCCTCCTTCAACCAGGGGCGGACATATCGTTAAAGTGCAGGGTAATACCACGGCCTCCAGCGATATACCCGACATGGTCTTCACGGTAGGCCCCGCGGTGTCCATCAGCCCCACCAGCGGCGCCGTAGAGGACAATATCAAGGTAAGCGGCAGCGGCTTTGCCAATAATGAGACCGCCATCGAGGTCACGTTCGACGGCAAGGTCATCGAACGCAACCTGCTGGCGGACGATAACGGCAGCTGGTCCGTTGAGACCAGGGTGCCCCCCTGCGGCAGCGGACCGCACAATGTCGCAGGCTACGGCAGGATAACTCCGGCGGCGGACATAACGCCGGCCATTTTTACCACAGAGGCGGTGCTGACTGTCGTACCCAAGAGCGGCAACGTTAAAGACGAGCTGCGCGTGACCGGCTCCGGCTTCAACGCGGGCAAGGACTACTCACTCTCCTGGGACGGCACCGCGGTTGCCAGCGGGTCGGTCAACGAATCAGGCAGCTTCCAATCAATTTTCAAGGCGCCCGGCGGCAAGAGCGGGTCGCTGACCATCACAGCCGCCGACACCAAGGGGTCCACGGCCTCTACTACCTTCATGATGGAGAGCACTGCTCCCGATACCCCGCAGATATCCTCACCCAAGGACGGCGCGACGGTCGGCTTCATAGGCGATACCAAGGTTGCTTTCAAGTGGAGTGAGGAGACAGATCCCAGCGGCGTCACCTACGATATCGAGGTGAGTGAGGGTTCCAATTTCGCCAAAAACCTTCTTTCGCACACCAAGCTGGCTGACGCCAAATACACGCTAACCGAAGCCGAAGCGCTGCCCAACGGCGAATACTACTGGCGTGTGAGGGCGGTGGACGGCGCGGGCAACGCCGGCGATTGGACTTCCGCCAACCTGGTGAAGGTCGGCTTCATGACCACCAACACGCTGGTATTCATCGCCATCGGCATAGTAGTACTGCTGATACTCATCATGGTTCTGCCCAGGATACTCAAGAAGAAGCGCCCCAAGAGCGACTGGGAATAG
- a CDS encoding 4Fe-4S dicluster domain-containing protein: MPDHKFENLRAAIQMRGGSMPAIKSPEFFALIDYLFSQEEADLAVAMPIMPASAEEIGIKAGVDAGKVRSLLETMADKGLVYTFDKNSLRFYSLLPLLPGIFEMQFLSGDVSERAVRLAHLFEDYFQALDKYSSSSIKTAVPFPVARVISVEKEIPATFEIHPYDKVSQYIDMAEYIAVGTCYCRHHGELLGRPCTKPKEVCMGFGPDARFMAERKFGRLISKDEARDILRRTEEAGLVHCSSNMSKYVQFVCNCCSCHCGILQSMKKFNMKGSAAVSGFITAFDADSCIACGDCVERCPMEALTMKDDRLLFDSNRCIGCGLCSSTCPSGSLKLVERDNAPVPPNDWRQLNASLLSSVSELLEAN, from the coding sequence ATGCCGGATCACAAGTTCGAGAACCTCAGAGCAGCCATCCAGATGCGCGGCGGTTCTATGCCCGCCATTAAAAGCCCGGAATTTTTCGCGCTAATAGACTATTTGTTCTCGCAGGAGGAGGCCGACCTGGCAGTAGCCATGCCAATTATGCCTGCCTCCGCCGAAGAAATAGGCATTAAGGCGGGGGTAGACGCCGGCAAGGTGAGATCGCTCCTCGAAACGATGGCCGACAAGGGCCTCGTCTATACCTTCGATAAAAATAGTCTCCGCTTTTACAGCCTGCTGCCGCTGCTGCCCGGCATTTTCGAGATGCAGTTCCTCAGCGGCGATGTCAGCGAAAGGGCGGTCAGGCTGGCGCACCTCTTCGAAGATTATTTCCAGGCCCTGGATAAATACAGCTCAAGTTCCATAAAAACTGCCGTTCCCTTCCCTGTGGCGCGCGTGATCAGCGTGGAGAAAGAGATACCGGCGACTTTCGAGATCCATCCTTACGATAAAGTCTCGCAGTATATAGATATGGCGGAATACATCGCGGTGGGGACCTGCTACTGCCGGCACCACGGCGAGCTTTTAGGACGCCCCTGCACCAAGCCCAAGGAAGTGTGCATGGGATTCGGGCCCGATGCCAGGTTTATGGCCGAGAGGAAGTTCGGCAGGCTGATCAGCAAGGACGAGGCGCGCGACATACTGCGCCGCACCGAGGAGGCCGGCCTGGTCCACTGCTCCAGCAACATGAGCAAATATGTTCAGTTCGTCTGCAACTGTTGTTCCTGCCACTGCGGCATACTGCAGAGCATGAAAAAATTCAACATGAAGGGCTCAGCCGCGGTCTCCGGATTCATCACCGCCTTTGACGCCGACAGTTGCATAGCCTGCGGCGATTGCGTGGAGAGATGTCCCATGGAAGCCCTGACGATGAAAGACGATCGACTATTGTTCGACAGTAACCGCTGCATCGGCTGCGGGCTTTGCTCTTCCACGTGTCCCAGCGGTTCGCTCAAACTGGTGGAGCGTGATAACGCCCCGGTCCCGCCGAACGACTGGCGCCAGCTCAATGCCAGCCTGCTTTCCTCTGTAAGCGAACTTTTAGAGGCCAATTAA
- a CDS encoding DSD1 family PLP-dependent enzyme, whose amino-acid sequence MKNSEKLEGLQVGYDVPALPGMPAAEIQTPCLILDLDALERNIVKMGRLAKEMGVRHRVHGKMHRSIDVAKLQEKLGNACGICCQKVAEAEAFARGGIKDILVTNEIRDLVKIDRLARIPKFGARTIVIVDDVANVADLSAAAQRHGTGLECLVEIDCGGSLAGVSTIPEVIELAGAIDAAPGLRFSGIQAYNGVAQHQRKYDDRRALIDASVVKVRDAVEALKKNGLKCDIVGGAGTGTYYFEGNSGVYNELQCGSYAFMDRDYGLDLDREGKQLDQGEWENALFILTMITSHKKPDVAICDAGLKVQSMDSGLPVVFGREDLTYLAAADEHGIIIDPKGALKVGDKLRLVPGHCDPTCNAHDWYVGVRNDKVEVVWPISARGKSL is encoded by the coding sequence ATGAAAAATTCTGAGAAACTCGAAGGGCTTCAAGTTGGTTACGACGTGCCTGCACTTCCAGGTATGCCTGCAGCCGAAATACAAACACCCTGCCTGATCCTCGACCTCGACGCACTCGAACGCAACATAGTGAAGATGGGCAGGCTGGCAAAGGAGATGGGCGTGCGGCACAGGGTGCATGGCAAGATGCACCGGTCGATAGATGTGGCGAAACTCCAGGAGAAGCTCGGAAATGCCTGCGGTATCTGTTGTCAGAAAGTCGCGGAGGCCGAGGCCTTCGCACGCGGGGGAATTAAAGACATCCTGGTGACGAATGAAATTCGTGACCTCGTTAAAATCGATCGTCTGGCCCGCATCCCGAAATTCGGCGCGCGTACTATCGTCATCGTGGACGATGTGGCCAACGTGGCCGACCTCTCTGCGGCGGCGCAGAGACATGGCACCGGGCTTGAGTGTCTGGTAGAAATCGATTGCGGTGGAAGTCTGGCAGGCGTGTCGACCATCCCTGAGGTTATAGAGTTAGCCGGAGCCATCGATGCAGCGCCCGGGCTGAGATTCTCCGGCATACAGGCCTATAACGGCGTGGCGCAACACCAACGCAAATATGATGACCGCAGGGCGCTGATCGATGCCTCGGTTGTTAAAGTGCGGGATGCGGTGGAGGCGCTTAAAAAGAATGGACTGAAGTGCGACATCGTAGGCGGCGCCGGTACCGGCACCTATTATTTCGAGGGCAATTCCGGGGTCTATAACGAATTGCAGTGCGGCTCCTATGCCTTCATGGATCGCGACTATGGGCTCGACCTCGACAGGGAAGGAAAACAGCTTGACCAGGGCGAATGGGAGAATGCCTTATTTATATTGACGATGATAACCAGCCATAAAAAGCCGGACGTGGCCATATGCGACGCTGGGCTGAAGGTGCAGTCGATGGACTCCGGTCTGCCGGTTGTCTTCGGCCGCGAGGATCTGACGTACCTGGCGGCTGCAGATGAACACGGCATAATCATAGATCCAAAAGGCGCCCTGAAGGTGGGCGATAAATTGCGCCTGGTGCCCGGCCATTGCGACCCGACCTGCAACGCCCACGACTGGTATGTGGGCGTACGCAATGACAAGGTTGAGGTGGTCTGGCCGATCAGCGCCCGAGGTAAATCTTTATGA
- a CDS encoding trypsin-like peptidase domain-containing protein produces the protein MHYRYGNKFLLVVVLLAAMALPCAALSGCIPSDKATPQQLDWPDIIPNVQDSVVLILCNSDTGWQQGSGVIIDPSGCILTNAHVIENAHAILVFIGYQGSVNTNFNNVYPASVIDEWAETDMATIKIAPGSIALKAVSFTKPSVPRKGTRVMALGYPVADTIGIMASNEDQSVSITTGIVSAIRDVNGHAFIQTDASINPGNSGGPLIDNTGEVIGINTFWLEETQGLNFAVAVNSNNSFIRNSISKGEQIVTPSIIPLEISNYKYDVVYSTTAGAAGWDVPYTVTITWDTSVPARSRITYTSDALSNTVDDASYSADHTVLLQSGTCPQPDGQNTSNCIWSKRDYTVRIYSTDIYDRTLESPKYLLKSP, from the coding sequence ATGCACTACCGTTACGGAAATAAGTTTTTATTAGTAGTCGTATTACTGGCGGCCATGGCTTTGCCCTGCGCTGCGTTATCCGGTTGCATCCCCTCTGACAAAGCGACTCCGCAGCAGCTCGACTGGCCGGACATCATCCCAAACGTACAGGATAGTGTCGTATTGATTTTATGCAACTCGGATACCGGATGGCAGCAGGGCTCAGGCGTGATAATCGATCCTTCGGGATGCATCCTGACCAATGCGCATGTGATAGAAAATGCCCATGCGATACTGGTTTTTATAGGTTATCAGGGCTCTGTCAACACGAATTTTAACAACGTGTATCCGGCCAGCGTTATCGACGAATGGGCGGAAACCGACATGGCAACCATAAAAATCGCCCCCGGGTCGATCGCTTTAAAGGCCGTAAGTTTCACCAAACCCAGCGTTCCCAGGAAAGGCACACGGGTAATGGCACTGGGCTATCCGGTCGCGGACACCATCGGTATCATGGCTTCCAACGAAGACCAGTCCGTCAGCATTACGACCGGGATCGTATCCGCAATCCGTGATGTCAACGGGCATGCCTTCATCCAGACCGACGCGTCCATCAATCCGGGCAACAGCGGCGGACCGCTTATCGACAATACGGGTGAAGTCATAGGTATCAATACCTTCTGGCTGGAGGAAACACAGGGGCTGAATTTCGCCGTCGCCGTCAATTCGAATAATTCCTTTATCAGGAATTCAATCAGCAAGGGAGAACAGATTGTTACGCCGTCGATAATTCCCCTCGAGATATCCAATTATAAGTACGATGTTGTCTACTCTACCACCGCCGGCGCAGCCGGGTGGGATGTACCGTATACAGTGACGATCACTTGGGATACATCCGTTCCTGCCAGAAGCAGAATAACATACACATCCGATGCTCTTTCCAATACGGTTGATGACGCAAGCTATTCAGCGGACCACACGGTATTGCTGCAGAGCGGGACCTGTCCGCAACCCGACGGGCAGAACACCTCCAATTGCATCTGGTCCAAAAGAGATTACACCGTCAGGATCTACTCCACCGATATCTATGACCGGACGCTGGAATCTCCCAAATATCTGCTGAAATCCCCTTGA
- a CDS encoding flavodoxin family protein — protein sequence MESPIVKVKILGISGTPIKDGNCDKLVQVALKAAAGVPGVETEFVTLADKKIAECKHCQWCVKNKARCKIKDDVHDVHDKMFAADGIIMGGPTYCQVLSTQLQNVFFRGREEIFFGHRCTGKVGGALTLGWFGVGMEFALKVIEQMMMSWQIIPVARSSAIVSTFWKGEHVRYQENGVMDHPAGVFGAMGLGTSVAKYAQMMRYARDAGVGILPKA from the coding sequence ATGGAATCACCTATCGTAAAGGTCAAGATCCTGGGAATCTCGGGCACACCCATCAAGGACGGGAACTGCGACAAACTGGTGCAGGTGGCTTTGAAGGCTGCGGCCGGGGTACCGGGAGTCGAGACGGAGTTCGTGACGCTGGCGGATAAAAAAATCGCGGAGTGCAAACACTGCCAGTGGTGCGTTAAAAACAAGGCCAGGTGCAAGATCAAAGACGATGTACATGACGTGCATGACAAGATGTTCGCCGCGGACGGGATCATAATGGGCGGTCCGACCTACTGCCAGGTGCTGAGCACACAGCTCCAGAACGTCTTCTTCCGCGGCAGGGAGGAGATATTTTTCGGGCATCGCTGCACGGGCAAGGTGGGCGGCGCACTGACGCTGGGGTGGTTCGGCGTAGGGATGGAGTTCGCCCTTAAGGTCATCGAACAGATGATGATGAGCTGGCAGATCATCCCTGTGGCCAGGAGCAGCGCCATCGTCAGCACCTTCTGGAAGGGGGAGCATGTCAGGTACCAGGAGAACGGCGTGATGGACCATCCGGCAGGCGTCTTCGGCGCCATGGGGTTGGGGACCAGCGTAGCCAAATATGCGCAGATGATGAGGTATGCCAGGGACGCCGGCGTAGGGATATTGCCCAAAGCGTAA